A portion of the Flavobacterium magnum genome contains these proteins:
- a CDS encoding YcxB family protein — translation MFTALCFVLMVMGILEYSGQTYFGLDPIFTLLFAFYLIFIPVMLYIKSTRNFASNKRIQQPVIYEFTADKMFSKGERFNSELAMDSLYRIEETRDWFLVYQSKQVANLIPKREMTDADLSDLRRIFRTVPGLKLKLRD, via the coding sequence GTTTCGTACTGATGGTGATGGGGATACTGGAATATTCCGGTCAGACTTATTTCGGCCTGGATCCGATATTTACGCTGCTGTTCGCGTTTTACCTTATTTTTATTCCGGTTATGCTGTACATCAAATCGACACGCAATTTCGCCTCGAACAAGCGCATACAACAGCCGGTGATATACGAATTCACAGCTGACAAAATGTTCTCGAAAGGGGAGCGTTTCAATTCAGAACTCGCAATGGACAGCCTGTATCGCATTGAGGAAACCCGCGACTGGTTCCTGGTGTACCAAAGCAAGCAGGTGGCCAACCTGATACCGAAGCGCGAGATGACGGACGCCGACCTCTCGGACCTGCGTCGTATCTTCAGAACTGTTCCCGGACTCAAACTCAAATTGA